The segment TCGAGTAAAGCAAAAGAGGGGCGCGGGGTTGGTCTTTATCTCATTCAACAACTGGTTGCCCGCTATGAAGGGCAAATTGAAATGATTGATAACGATGACTCAGGAGCAAGAGTCACGGTGTATTTACCAAAGGATGAAAAATAAATGACTGCTGTAGTCGATGTAATGATCATCGAAGATTATCTAAAAATAGCTCAGCTTCATCAACGTTATATTGAGCAATTAGATGGTTACCAAGTTGTGGGCATTGCGACCACGCAAGCCGATGCACTGCTGCAAATTGAGATCTTAAATCCACACTTAGTCATACTGGATGTGTTTCTGCCAGATGGCAGTGGTTTAGATATTTTGGCGTCAATCCGTAGCGAAAAGAACTGCTGTGATGTGATTCTGGTAACGGCTGCGCGCGATGTCGATACTCTGCAACAAGCAATGCGTGGCGGAGTGGTAGACTACCTGCTTAAACCGGTTATTTTTACTCGTTTAGAAATGGCGCTGAAAAAGTATCAAGAGCAAAAAGTGCAACTCAATAACCTCAGTGATGTTGACCAAGGTTTAGTCGATAAAATGTTGCAGTCTCATGCCGCTGAAGCGCCAAAAGCGCGTTTACCAAAAGGCATTGATAGCGTGACTTTGGATAAGATTCGAGCACTGTTTAGTCAGGCGATAAGCCTGACCGCAGAAGATGCCGGTTCACAGATTGGTGCGAGTCGCACCACGGCAAGGCGCTATTTGGAATATTTGATTAGCACAGGAGAGTTGGTGGCTGATCTGCATTACGGTACAGTTGGTAGACCAGAGCGAACGTATAAACGCGCAATGGCAGGGCGTTAAGTAGGCTTGAATCAGAGCGACCTACTGATAACTCTTTGTTGAAAAACAGTTTGCGGGTAATATTAATCCATCATTTCAAAACTTAAGGTGTGTCTCTCGCAATGGAATACGTTGCAATTTTAGTCATTCTATTTGTGGCATTTTATCTTTTTGTTCATCAACGTTACCTTAAACAGGATACGTTGAAAGACAGTGCGTTTAAAAAGAAAGGTCCGTTACTTAACAGTAAGGAATCGGCTTTCTATAACGCTTTGATCGCGGCTGTTGGGCAACAAGGAATTGTGATGTCGAAAGTGACTATGACTAAAGTGATCACACCAAAGACTACCGATAAAAAGCAGTGGTTTATTGCCAACAACCGAATTGCAAAGAGCCACTTTGATTTTGTGGTCTGTGACCCACGTAGCTTAGAAGTGCGTGTTGCAATTGAGTTAGATGATGGTGCGCCACTCAGCAAGGGTAAAGTTGAACGACAAAAACTGCTGATGCATGTATGTAAATCAGCCGGTATCCCTTTAATTGGCACTTCAGTGAAACACAGTTATCAAGTTGGTAAATTACGCCGCTTACTTGCTGCGCATATCGACCTGATAGAAGCGGATAAAGAAGTCCGTTTTTGTAAACGTTGCGGCAGCCCGATGAACATCAAAACCGCCGCTCAAGGTGATTACAAAGGTCGTCGTTTCTTTACTTGCAGTCGCCAACCACACTGTACCTACACAGAAAACTACAATGTAGTCTTTGACGAAGAGTAATCTCACTGTCCGCTAAGGCGACTTTGTTAACCCTAAAGTCGCCTTATATAATTGTGATTTAGAATTATCTTATTTTAGTTAGTTTCTATCCCAAGCGATCTCTCAGCGTATAGGCTGTCTTTCCCACAAGGGCAGAACTTAGAATCTGGCTGCATGACTAATCAATGCTATTAATTTTTTCAATCTGCTGATATTTGACCCCAAACTCATTTTAATTACGTACTAAACCTAAATCGGCTGAGCTAGCCATTAAATCAGACAAGGGAACTTAGTATGAACTTAGAACTTGAGTTAATTGAAGGTGGTAATTATCTGGCAGTAGAAATTGATGGAGAGTCGAGAAGAGTATTACGCGCAGCTGATGACTCCTTCATCAAATTCCAAAGTTTGGCACAAGCCAGGAGCTCACTTGCAGAAAGAAACTACGCATCTATCGGCGTAGTGCAGCGTAACCTCTATGACGAAATGTGCGGTGAAACTGTGTCGACTGAGACTAATACTACTTTGCTTGACTGGTCTTAGTTCGATAAACGATAAGGGTTAACTCGATGGTTAAAGGGGCTATTTTGGGCTCCATTCCTCTGATTTTCATAACGACATAATAGCGTGAATTCCCTCCAATTGATCGCGCGTGCATTTTATGGACGCTAATGTGCACGATAGAATCGTCCGATAATCTACAGCAGTGAGAGTGAATACAATTCTCACTCTACTGTGCGCCTATTGGTTGTTCAAGGAACCTCAATCGTTATGGATAACATTTTCTTTTCCTTTTCTCTCTCTGAATTTAAGCCGCTTGTTGAGCTCGTTAGCCCGCGTATGTTAGAGTCAGACACATTGAGGCAATGTGGGCTTGTTCCTCATCAAATGGCAAGGATAGAAGCATATAAAGATATGTCGCTTGAAAGCCGCCTCAATAGTGTAAGAGAAAGCCGCTATTTGGTTTGTTTGCTGGGAAATAATGCCGGCTGCTTAACTCGTGATGGAAAAACGGATATTGAGTTAGAAATCGAAGCTGCTATTGATGCTGGCGTTGATGTGTTTGCGTTTTTAATCGGAGCCGATTATCAAGAGCATTCGACTTTGCCACAAGGCATGACGGATATTTTCGCGTCTTTGAGCGACCATGTCATCATAAGTACCTTGGCAACCGAAGATTTCGATTACATTGCCCGACAGATAGTCAACAAAATCGAAGCGGATGTGTGGTTATCGTTAGGTGAGGCTCATCAGTTATCAGATAGTCATGATTTAATCGATATCTCAGGGTTCCCACGTGACAACCTCAAATCTTTACCCGTTCATGCCCAGCAACAATTAGCGCGTATTTATTCCCCAACGGATAGGCAGCCTACTCAAAGTGGGCTCGCAGCAAATGTAAATCAGCGCAAGGTATGGGCGCTAAAGAGTTTGGAAGTCGGTCACCAAGAACACGCGATAAAGAGTCTGCAAAAAGCGGGTGAAGATTTTGGCTCGGACTTTTTTGTCTGTTTTTGGTTGAGCCGGTTATTTGCTCTTTATGGCACAACCGAAGAGCATTGGCGAACCAGCTTAGAGTACTCAAATAGCTTGGCAAAGATGCTGGTGGATGAGGATTTGCTTACGCATGCACTGTATTTAAATCATAAGGGGGTGGTGCATCTTAAACAGAATGATCTTGAGACAGCAGAGTCAGTACTAACCCAAGCCTACGACTATTACCGTAATTATGAGTCTTTAGAGCTGTTAACCAAGGTTTATTTAACTCAGGTGGAGCTAGGCAAAGCAGAGCGTTTAGAGTTGGCTCAAGAAACCATGGAGCGTTTACTCAAGCAGAGAGTTTCGCAATACATCACGGTAATCAATCGCTTACAACAAGAGTTTCCTAAATTTGTGAACCTAGTTAATCGCCGAGTCCTTGAACAGCAAGATAGTTTTTACTTAGACGTGAGTCGCTCGTTGCAAGAGAACCGCGATTGGAGTCAAAACCGACTTGAGCAAAGAGAGAGTCAACGACCAGAAATAGCTGATAATCCCTCCTTGTTACAACGAGTTTATACCGCGTCTCAACATGTATGGCTTAACTACAGTACCCTCAGGAAAGCGGCGGCAACGTTATCAGAGCGATATGTAGCAATAACAGCAAAACTTAGTGCATTACCCAAAGTTCGTGACAATCTTGATGCTGATAATTCATCAATGCAATTACTTTTCACCGGTCTTAGAGAGGTACTATCCGAACGAGAAGAGTGCCGCCTAAATATCGTTAGCCAAGAGCAAAAAATAAAGAAAATCGAAGACACAAAACTGAGGGATTGGGGCGTGTTAGCTGCGTTACTTATGGCGCTTTTGGCTGTGGTCTTTACATTACCTATTCCATTCTGGATTGTGGGTATTGCACTAGTAATATTATGGGGAGTCTTTATTAAGCAAAAAGATTCGAAGTACCATAGGTATCAGTTCGAAAGGCGTCGGTTAGCCTCTTTAGAGAGTTCTCTAAACGAGGGAATCGGTGAGTTACTGCAAACTGAACAGTCAAGCCGGTATCTAGCGACAGCACCGCCTTTACTGAAAACAATGGCAGAGGATTTGCAGCATCTTACTTTTAAGGATGTTGATCAGAAAGAAGTCGAGTATTTCGAACTTTGGCAACAGGCACTAGACGAAAACGATGAGCAAATGAGTTTAATTTGTCATGAGCGCCAACAGTTATTCACTAAAGTTAAATACTGGCTAGAGCGAGTCAATAAATTTGAGCAGTCGGTCATTTCAGCACATAGCGGACAATATAACTATCTGACGTGTCGAAAGGGGCAGGTGAATGTTGGGTGGAAAATTGAATTGAAAACATCAGCGCTGCAAAATGTTGTTTGGGGGGAAAGTAGTAAGCAGTTTGTCGGTCGTGCGCTGCATGTTAACAATGACCGCTTAGCTGCATGGTTTGACGATACAGCTATCGCCACTGAACTTATTGATGGTGTGAAAAGCATCCCTTGTGAAAGCGTCAATGTAGCAGAGGAGCAATCTAACAACAGATTAAATGAGTGCGCCTAGTGAGCAACAATGTTCCTGTAAACAGCGCAGTCTAACACTCACTTTGATTTAATCTAGGCGGTCGAGGAGTCTCGGACTCTTATTTCCATCCTTGTCGCCACTGTTGGTTGTTTTTAAGATCGCGCCAGTCTATTGAATATTGTTTTTTCGACATGATCGCCTCAATAAAACAGGCGATTACCACGCCATCTTCATCAAACTCAACTTTAGTTATGATGAAGTGTTTTTCCCTGTTCTGTGCCAGGTTGGCTGTCCATTTGCTGTTG is part of the Vibrio ponticus genome and harbors:
- a CDS encoding response regulator, with translation MTAVVDVMIIEDYLKIAQLHQRYIEQLDGYQVVGIATTQADALLQIEILNPHLVILDVFLPDGSGLDILASIRSEKNCCDVILVTAARDVDTLQQAMRGGVVDYLLKPVIFTRLEMALKKYQEQKVQLNNLSDVDQGLVDKMLQSHAAEAPKARLPKGIDSVTLDKIRALFSQAISLTAEDAGSQIGASRTTARRYLEYLISTGELVADLHYGTVGRPERTYKRAMAGR
- a CDS encoding DUF2726 domain-containing protein — encoded protein: MEYVAILVILFVAFYLFVHQRYLKQDTLKDSAFKKKGPLLNSKESAFYNALIAAVGQQGIVMSKVTMTKVITPKTTDKKQWFIANNRIAKSHFDFVVCDPRSLEVRVAIELDDGAPLSKGKVERQKLLMHVCKSAGIPLIGTSVKHSYQVGKLRRLLAAHIDLIEADKEVRFCKRCGSPMNIKTAAQGDYKGRRFFTCSRQPHCTYTENYNVVFDEE
- a CDS encoding DUF6482 family protein, with product MNLELELIEGGNYLAVEIDGESRRVLRAADDSFIKFQSLAQARSSLAERNYASIGVVQRNLYDEMCGETVSTETNTTLLDWS
- a CDS encoding TIGR02450 family Trp-rich protein — protein: MNQISPKKLLNSKWTANLAQNREKHFIITKVEFDEDGVVIACFIEAIMSKKQYSIDWRDLKNNQQWRQGWK